The following are encoded in a window of Persicobacter psychrovividus genomic DNA:
- the dinB gene encoding DNA polymerase IV, with amino-acid sequence MNSILHMDLDSFFVSVERLRNSELNNIPLIIGGKSNRGVVASCSYEARQFGVKSAMPIRMAKMLCPHATILSGDMEQYSQHSRLVTEIIADHVPLFEKASIDEFYVDLTGMDRFYGCHQWAVELRQKVIKESGLPISFGLSVNKLIAKMGTNEGKPNGAIRVPVGHEKAFISPLSVRKIPMVGQKTYQTLSAMGVRTISTLQQIPRPLLEREFGRSGIVLHQKSHAIDHSLVTPYSEQKSASKEQTFQHDTIDVEYLKSKLVSMTEDLAYELRKQKKLTGCITVKIRYSDFNTVSKQQRIAYTSHEDVLIRIAKGIFDQLHDRRVLVRLIGIRFSHLVQGSFQIDLFEDNTKSLRLHEAKDLLRQKYGEQVVRRAVSLSKARM; translated from the coding sequence ATGAACTCAATATTACACATGGATTTGGACAGTTTCTTTGTTTCCGTAGAACGGCTGAGAAATAGTGAACTGAATAATATTCCGCTCATTATTGGAGGAAAATCCAACCGGGGGGTCGTGGCCTCATGCAGCTACGAAGCCCGGCAGTTCGGTGTAAAATCAGCAATGCCCATCCGCATGGCGAAAATGCTTTGCCCTCACGCGACAATTCTTTCAGGAGATATGGAACAGTACAGTCAGCATTCCCGCTTGGTTACAGAAATTATTGCTGATCATGTTCCTTTGTTTGAAAAGGCTTCGATTGATGAGTTTTATGTAGACCTGACCGGCATGGATCGCTTTTATGGTTGCCACCAATGGGCGGTGGAGCTTCGCCAAAAGGTGATCAAGGAAAGTGGGCTGCCGATTTCCTTTGGGCTGTCGGTCAATAAACTGATTGCTAAAATGGGCACAAATGAAGGCAAACCCAACGGTGCAATCCGTGTACCTGTTGGGCACGAGAAGGCTTTTATTTCCCCTTTGTCGGTTCGGAAAATCCCGATGGTAGGGCAAAAAACCTATCAGACGCTTTCAGCGATGGGCGTCCGGACCATCAGTACCCTGCAACAAATTCCACGGCCATTACTTGAGCGTGAGTTCGGGCGGTCGGGCATAGTACTCCACCAAAAATCACATGCCATTGACCACAGCCTCGTTACGCCTTACAGCGAACAGAAATCAGCCTCGAAAGAGCAAACTTTTCAGCACGACACCATTGATGTGGAATACCTCAAATCGAAGTTGGTCAGCATGACCGAAGACCTCGCTTATGAACTTCGGAAACAGAAAAAACTGACCGGATGCATTACGGTAAAAATCCGCTATTCGGACTTCAATACCGTCAGCAAACAGCAACGCATCGCCTACACTTCCCATGAGGATGTCCTGATACGCATTGCCAAAGGGATTTTTGATCAGCTGCACGACCGCCGAGTGCTCGTCAGGCTGATCGGCATCCGCTTCAGCCATTTGGTGCAGGGAAGTTTCCAGATCGACCTTTTTGAGGACAACACCAAATCCTTGCGCTTGCATGAAGCTAAAGATTTGCTCCGCCAGAAATACGGGGAGCAAGTTGTACGCAGGGCAGTGAGTCTGAGTAAGGCGCGCATGTAA
- a CDS encoding pyridoxal phosphate-dependent decarboxylase family protein, which yields MEFWRKRTDDEIKETVFKALAENTNYLEENILGVPGSYLDEKVFNHDAPFLKDAPFLSTMLHNPNHIGCHTIGKSESFFAGTHQLEKELIEICAVDICKGKKGEHDGYVASGGTEANMQAIWIYRNFFQQTQQAKREEIVIITSADNHYSMDKAGNILALDVAKVEVDENSRSISKKTVEACIDEQQRQGKRFFIIVANMMTTMFGSVDSIDTYLEVLKTRNLHFKLHIDGAYGGFYYPFSENEFQMGFNHPDVSSITLDAHKMAQAPYGTGIFLARKGLMNYATTQEASYVEGEDCTLIGSRSGANAISVWMILSKYGPYGWYEKIFILQKRTEWLCKELNALDIDYFRHPKSNIVTIKSKHLTPAIAHRYSLVPDSHHAPKWYKVVVMEHVTIEKLMPLVEDLKRV from the coding sequence ATGGAATTTTGGCGCAAACGAACAGATGACGAGATCAAGGAAACCGTATTCAAGGCCTTGGCGGAAAACACCAATTATCTGGAAGAAAATATTTTAGGTGTTCCGGGCTCCTACCTTGACGAGAAGGTTTTCAACCACGATGCCCCCTTTCTTAAAGATGCTCCCTTTCTTTCGACCATGCTGCATAACCCCAACCATATTGGGTGTCATACGATCGGCAAGTCGGAGTCATTTTTCGCCGGCACCCATCAGCTCGAAAAAGAATTGATCGAAATCTGTGCGGTAGATATTTGCAAAGGAAAAAAAGGGGAACACGATGGCTATGTGGCTTCCGGAGGTACAGAGGCCAATATGCAGGCGATCTGGATTTACCGCAATTTCTTTCAGCAAACACAACAAGCGAAGCGCGAGGAAATCGTGATTATCACCAGTGCCGACAACCATTATTCGATGGATAAGGCGGGGAACATTCTGGCCCTCGATGTGGCCAAAGTTGAGGTAGATGAAAACAGCCGAAGCATCAGTAAAAAAACGGTGGAAGCCTGCATTGATGAACAGCAACGCCAGGGCAAGCGTTTCTTCATTATTGTGGCCAATATGATGACCACGATGTTTGGCTCGGTGGACAGTATCGACACCTACCTTGAGGTACTCAAAACCCGCAACCTCCACTTTAAATTACATATTGACGGCGCCTATGGCGGATTTTATTACCCTTTTTCTGAAAATGAATTTCAGATGGGCTTTAATCACCCAGACGTTTCCTCGATTACGCTCGATGCCCACAAAATGGCGCAGGCCCCTTATGGCACGGGAATTTTTCTTGCCCGCAAAGGGCTGATGAACTACGCCACTACCCAGGAGGCCAGCTATGTGGAAGGTGAGGATTGCACACTGATTGGGAGCCGTTCCGGCGCCAATGCGATTTCGGTATGGATGATTTTGTCCAAATATGGACCTTATGGCTGGTACGAAAAGATTTTTATTCTTCAGAAACGTACTGAATGGCTTTGTAAGGAATTGAATGCGCTTGATATTGACTATTTCCGCCACCCGAAATCGAACATCGTAACCATCAAGTCGAAACACCTCACGCCAGCCATTGCCCACCGCTACAGCCTGGTACCCGATTCACACCACGCCCCAAAATGGTACAAAGTTGTCGTGATGGAACACGTAACAATTGAAAAACTGATGCCATTGGTTGAAGACTTAAAGCGTGTTTAA
- a CDS encoding prolipoprotein diacylglyceryl transferase: MRLPFEYHILGWPLNIHLILEYLAFFIGFRYYRYLQRSAVDKISSYHRLVIILGAIIGAYFGSRFFGYLENPIVDFANTDLMTLLNTKTIMGGLFGGVIGVELAKYQIGEQHSSGDLFTLPIILGIFIGRIGCFLSGTHEFTYGTETDILFGMNLGDGLMRHPIMLYELCFLIVLFVWLHWRKERLARHQDGLLFALFMLAYFGFRFLMEFLKPNVFFVLGLSSIQWLCVLCWAYYFLTIKRRQYYAR, translated from the coding sequence TTGAGATTACCTTTTGAGTACCATATTTTAGGTTGGCCACTGAATATTCATTTGATCCTCGAGTATCTTGCCTTCTTTATAGGCTTCAGATATTACCGGTATCTTCAGCGGTCGGCCGTTGATAAAATCAGTTCATACCACCGCCTGGTCATTATCCTCGGCGCAATAATCGGCGCCTATTTCGGGTCGAGGTTTTTTGGCTACCTTGAGAATCCCATTGTTGATTTCGCCAACACCGACCTGATGACCCTGCTGAATACCAAGACCATCATGGGTGGATTGTTTGGTGGCGTAATTGGGGTGGAACTGGCAAAATATCAAATCGGGGAGCAACATTCTTCGGGAGATTTATTCACCCTGCCGATTATCCTGGGTATTTTTATAGGGCGAATCGGTTGTTTTCTCAGCGGTACCCATGAGTTTACCTATGGCACAGAAACCGATATTTTATTTGGAATGAACCTCGGCGATGGCCTGATGCGCCACCCGATTATGCTTTATGAACTGTGCTTTCTGATCGTGCTGTTTGTATGGCTGCACTGGCGAAAGGAAAGGCTGGCCCGCCACCAGGACGGTTTGCTGTTTGCACTGTTTATGTTAGCCTACTTCGGCTTCCGGTTCCTGATGGAATTCCTCAAGCCGAATGTGTTTTTTGTTTTAGGCCTGAGTAGCATTCAGTGGTTATGCGTACTCTGTTGGGCCTATTATTTTTTGACGATTAAAAGACGACAATATTATGCCCGTTAG
- a CDS encoding radical SAM protein, producing MPVRNYTYYDHTISLCPECLKRIDAKIVFEDEKVFMLKRCPEHGRTKVLIADDIDYYKNIRNYNKPSDIPYRFNAKTHYGCPYDCGLCPDHEQHSCLTVVEITDRCNLTCPTCYAGSSPTAGRHRTFEEVRKMLDVVVENEKEPDVVQISGGEPTLHPQLFEILDYAKSLPIKHLMINTNGIRIAQEPEFVARLKSYMPDFEVYLQFDSFEDQALQKMRGASLAKIREQAMAALNRHNLSTTLVVTLEKGLNDHELGKVIDYGLQQRCVRGVTFQPTQSAGRLENFSQEKNRMTLTEVRRKLLEQARIFEPADIIPVPCNPDALAMGYVFKSEWGNYPLTRYIDPSDLLDNSKNTIVFEGDEVLQNRMVEVFSTGISVDRVRSKFKDLLCCLPAVQTSAYGYDNVFRVIIMDFVDAHNFDVRAIKKSCVHIVNKDNQIIPFETMNILYRDELAEQLKNLQSQYE from the coding sequence ATGCCCGTTAGAAATTATACCTATTACGACCATACCATCAGCCTTTGTCCTGAATGCCTGAAGCGCATAGATGCGAAAATCGTTTTCGAAGATGAAAAGGTGTTTATGCTGAAGCGTTGCCCGGAACATGGCCGGACGAAAGTGCTGATTGCTGATGATATTGATTATTATAAGAATATCAGGAATTACAATAAACCTTCCGATATTCCTTATCGGTTTAATGCAAAAACCCATTACGGTTGCCCTTACGATTGTGGCCTCTGCCCTGACCACGAGCAACACTCCTGCCTGACGGTAGTAGAAATCACCGACCGCTGTAACCTAACTTGTCCAACCTGCTATGCTGGCTCCTCGCCTACAGCCGGAAGGCACCGAACTTTTGAGGAGGTGCGGAAAATGCTCGACGTGGTGGTGGAAAATGAAAAGGAGCCCGATGTGGTGCAGATTAGTGGCGGTGAACCCACCTTGCATCCACAGTTATTTGAAATTCTGGATTACGCGAAAAGTTTACCGATCAAGCACCTGATGATCAATACCAATGGTATTCGGATTGCACAGGAGCCGGAATTTGTGGCGCGCCTGAAATCGTATATGCCCGATTTTGAGGTTTACCTGCAGTTTGATTCTTTTGAGGATCAGGCCTTGCAGAAAATGAGGGGCGCATCACTTGCCAAGATCAGGGAACAGGCGATGGCGGCACTGAACAGACACAATTTATCTACCACGCTTGTGGTTACACTTGAAAAGGGACTCAATGATCACGAGCTCGGCAAAGTGATTGACTATGGCCTTCAGCAGCGATGCGTGCGTGGGGTTACTTTTCAGCCTACGCAATCCGCCGGCCGGCTGGAAAATTTCAGTCAGGAGAAAAACAGGATGACCCTCACAGAGGTAAGGCGCAAGCTGCTCGAACAGGCCCGTATTTTTGAACCTGCAGATATTATTCCCGTCCCTTGCAATCCTGATGCACTGGCCATGGGTTATGTCTTTAAATCTGAATGGGGGAATTATCCGCTGACGCGCTATATTGATCCTTCGGACCTGTTGGACAACAGTAAAAATACCATTGTTTTTGAGGGGGACGAGGTGCTGCAAAATCGAATGGTTGAGGTCTTCAGTACAGGTATTTCCGTTGATCGGGTTCGTTCAAAATTCAAGGATTTGTTATGTTGCTTGCCTGCCGTGCAAACTTCAGCATATGGCTACGACAATGTTTTCCGGGTCATTATCATGGATTTTGTTGATGCCCATAATTTCGATGTTCGGGCAATAAAGAAGTCGTGTGTGCATATTGTCAATAAGGACAATCAGATTATTCCTTTTGAAACGATGAACATCCTTTACCGCGACGAGCTTGCTGAACAGTTAAAAAACCTTCAATCCCAATACGAATGA
- a CDS encoding DMT family transporter, translating into MKKAHAALALGALLISASPVFIKAAAAPGVIAVFYRLLIGSLVILFPFLWTTFKNKTRYPLKGIAIATLAGIFLASDMALWSMGIMASNATMPTLVVNLASLWVGIGATLFFKERHPMTFWLGLLAAFTGVSFLIIHDFYVPAGLLEGLLLGLLAGLFYAGFMLCTQSGRKQLETIPFLFFSSVATTVALGVYALLLHAPFTGYSLHSWQMFAAMGILIQAGAWFMINYAQGHIRASLVSPTLLIQPIFSAVIAWLWLGETLSLWHISGGIIVVIGIYMVHFSTQKGKTKKRTQQSPTPTVEIHE; encoded by the coding sequence ATGAAAAAAGCGCATGCAGCCCTCGCATTGGGGGCCCTTTTGATCTCCGCATCACCTGTTTTTATTAAAGCGGCCGCCGCACCGGGCGTCATTGCTGTATTTTACCGACTGCTGATCGGTTCGCTGGTGATTCTTTTTCCATTCCTGTGGACTACCTTCAAAAACAAAACACGCTATCCGCTCAAAGGGATTGCCATTGCCACACTTGCCGGCATATTCCTTGCCTCCGATATGGCCCTTTGGTCTATGGGAATCATGGCCTCCAATGCCACCATGCCCACCTTGGTGGTCAATCTGGCCTCCCTGTGGGTGGGAATCGGTGCGACCCTCTTTTTTAAGGAGCGCCATCCGATGACCTTTTGGCTGGGTTTGCTTGCGGCCTTTACGGGGGTATCCTTTTTGATTATCCACGACTTTTACGTGCCGGCAGGTCTTTTGGAGGGCTTACTGCTCGGCTTGCTCGCTGGTCTGTTTTATGCCGGCTTTATGCTGTGTACCCAAAGCGGCAGAAAGCAGCTTGAAACCATCCCTTTTCTGTTTTTCAGTTCCGTGGCCACCACGGTAGCCCTGGGGGTTTACGCCCTATTGCTTCATGCCCCCTTTACTGGCTACTCCTTGCATTCATGGCAAATGTTTGCCGCAATGGGTATTTTAATTCAGGCCGGAGCCTGGTTTATGATCAATTATGCGCAGGGACATATCCGTGCGTCACTGGTATCGCCCACCCTGTTGATTCAGCCGATCTTCTCTGCCGTAATCGCCTGGCTATGGCTTGGCGAAACCCTTTCCCTTTGGCACATCAGCGGGGGGATTATTGTCGTGATTGGTATTTATATGGTGCACTTCTCCACCCAAAAGGGCAAAACCAAAAAACGGACTCAGCAAAGCCCGACCCCTACTGTGGAGATCCACGAATAA